Proteins encoded by one window of Plasmodium falciparum 3D7 genome assembly, chromosome: 4:
- a CDS encoding reticulocyte binding protein homologue 1: protein MQRWIFCNIVLHILIYLAEFSHEQESYSSNEKIRKDYSDDNNYEPTPSYEKRKKEYGKDESYIKNYRGNNFSYDLSKNSSIFLHMGNGSNSKTLKRCNKKKNIKTNFLRPIEEEKTVLNNYVYKGVNFLDTIKRNDSSYKFDVYKDTSFLKNREYKELITMQYDYAYLEATKEVLYLIPKDKDYHKFYKNELEKILFNLKDSLKLLREGYIQSKLEMIRIHSDIDILNEFHQGNIINDNYFNNEIKKKKEDMEKYIREYNLYIYKYENQLKIKIQKLTNEVSINLNKSTCEKNCYNYILKLEKYKNIIKDKINKWKDLPEIYIDDKSFSYTFLKDVINNKIDIYKTISSFISTQKQLYYFEYIYIMNKNTLNLLSYNIQKTDINSSSKYTYTKSHFLKDNHILLSKYYTAKFIDILNKTYYYNLYKNKILLFNKYIIKLRNDLKEYAFKSIQFIQDKIKKHKDELSIENILQEVNNIYIKYDTSINEISKYNNLIINTDLQIVQQKLLEIKQKKNDITHKVQLINHIYKNIHDEILNKKNNEITKIIINNIKDHKKDLQDLLLFIQQIKQYNILTDHKITQCNNYYKEIIKMKEDINHIHIYIQPILNNLHTLKQVQNNKIKYEEHIKQILQKIYDKKESLKKIILLKDEAQLDITLLDDLIQKQTKKQTQTQTQTQKQTLIQNNETIQLISGQEDKHESNPFNHIQTYIQQKDTQNKNIQNLLKSLYNGNINTFIDTISKYILKQKDIELTQHVYTDEKINDYLEEIKNEQNKIDKTIDDIKIQETLKQITHIVNNIKTIKKDLLKEFIQHLIKYMNERYQNMQQGYNNLTNYINQYEEENNNMKQYITTIRNIQKIYYDNIYAKEKEIRSGQYYKDFITSRKNIYNIRENISKNVDMIKNEEKKKIQNCVDKYNSIKQYVKMLKNGDTQDENNNNNNDIYDKLIVPLDSIKQNIDKYNTEHNFITFTNKINTHNKKNQEMMEEFIYAYKRLKILKILNISLKACEKNNKSINTLNDKTQELKKIVTHEIDLLQKDILTSQISNKNVLLLNDLLKEIEQYIIDVHKLKKKSNDLFTYYEQSKNYFYFKNKKDNFDIQKTINKMNEWLAIKNYINEINKNYQTLYEKKINVLLHNSKSYVQYFYDHIINLILQKKNYLENTLKTKIQDNEHSLYALQQNEEYQKVKNEKDQNEIKKIKQLIEKNKNDILTYENNIEQIEQKNIELKTNAQNKDDQIVNTLNEVKKKIIYTYEKVDNQISNVLKNYEEGKVEYDKNVVQNVNDADDTNDIDEINDIDEINDIDEINDIDEINDIDEIKDIDHIKHFDDTKHFDDIYHADDTRDEYHIALSNYIKTELRNINLQEIKNNIIKIFKEFKSAHKEIKKESEQINKEFTKMDVVINQLRDIDRQMLDLYKELDEKYSEFNKTKIEEINNIRENINNVEIWYEKNIIEYFLRHMNDQKDKAAKYMENIDTYKNNIEIISKQINPENYVETLNKSNMYSYVEKANDLFYKQINNIIINSNQLKNEAFTIDELQNIQKNRKNLLTKKQQIIQYTNEIENIFNEIKNINNILVLTNYKSILQDISQNINHVSIYTEQLHNLYIKLEEEKEQMKTLYHKSNVLHNQINFNEDAFINNLLINIEKIKNDITHIKEKTNIYMIDVNKSKNNAQLYFHNTLRGNEKIEYLKNLKNSTNQQITLQELKQVQENVEKVKDIYNQTIKYEEEIKKNYHIITDYENKINDILHNSFIKQINMESSNNKKQTKQIIDIINDKTFEEHIKTSKTKINMLKEQSQMKHIDKTLLNEQALKLFVDINSTNNNLDNMLSEINSIQNNIHTYIQEANKSFDKFKIICDQNVNDLLNKLSLGDLNYMNHLKNLQNEIRNMNLEKNFMLDKSKKIDEEEKKLDILKVNISNINNSLDKLKKYYEEALFQKVKEKAEIQKENIEKIKQEINTLSDVFKKPFFFIQLNTDSSQHEKDINNNVETYKNNIDEIYNVFIQSYNLIQKYSSEIFSSTLNYIQTKEIKEKSIKEQNQLNQNEKEASVLLKNIKINETIKLFKQIKNERQNDVHNIKEDYNLLQQYLNYMKNEMEQLKKYKNDVHMDKNYVENNNGEKEKLLKETISSYYDKINNINNKLYIYKNKEDTYFNNMIKVSEILNIIIKKKQQNEQRIVINAEYDSSLINKDEEIKKEINNQIIELNKHNENISNIFKDIQNIKKQSQDIITNMNDMYKSTILLVDIIQKKEEALNKQKNILRNIDNILNKKENIIDKVIKCNCDDYKDILIQNETEYQKLQNINHTYEEKKKSIDILKIKNIKQKNIQEYKNKLEQMNTIINQSIEQHVFINADILQNEKIKLEEIIKNLDILDEQIMTYHNSIDELYKLGIQCDNHLITTISVVVNKNTTKIMIHIKKQKEDIQKINNYIQTNYNIINEEALQFHRLYGHNLISEDDKNNLVHIIKEQKNIYTQKEIDISKIIKHVKKGLYSLNEHDMNHDTHMNIINEHINNNILQPYTQLINMIKDIDNVFIKIQNNKFEQIQKYIEIIKSLEQLNKNINTDNLNKLKDTQNKLINIETEMKHKQKQLINKMNDIEKDNITDQYMHDVQQNIFEPITLKMNEYNTLLNDNHNNNINNEHQFNHLNSLHTKIFSHNYNKEQQQEYITNIMQRIDVFINDLDTYQYEYYFYEWNQEYKQIDKNKINQHINNIKNNLIHVKKQFEHTLENIKNNENIFDNIQLKKKDIDDIIININNTKETYLKELNKKKMLQNKKKVDEKSEINNHHTLQHDNQNVEQKNKIKDHNLITKPNNNSSEESHQNEQMKEQNKNILEKQTRNIKPHHVHNHNHNHNQNQKDSTKLQEQDISTHKLHNTIHEQQSKDNHQGNREKKQKNGNHERMYFASGIVVSILFLSSLGFVINSKNNKQEYDKEQEKQQQNDFVCDNNKMDDKSTQKYGRNQEEVMEISFDNDYI from the exons ATGCAAAGGTGGATTTTCTGCAACATTGTTTtgcatatattaatttactTAGCag AATTTAGCCATGAACAGGAAAGTTATTCTTCcaatgaaaaaataagaaaggaCTATtcagatgataataattatgaaccTACCCCTtcatatgaaaaaagaaaaaaagaatatggaAAAGATGaaagttatataaaaaattacagAGGTAATAATTTTTCCTATGATTTGTCTAAAAATTCTAGTATATTTCTTCACATGGGTAACGGTAGTAACTCGAAAACACTAAAAAGATgtaacaagaaaaaaaatataaagaccAATTTTTTAAGACCTATCGAGGAAGAGAAAACggtattaaataattatgtatataaaggtgtaaattttttagatacaataaaaagaaatgattCCTCTTATAAATTTGATGTTTATAAAGATACttcctttttaaaaaatagagaatataaagaattaattACTATGCAGTATGATTATGCTTATTTAGAAGCAACAAAAGAGgttctttatttaattccGAAGGATAAAGATTATcacaaattttataaaaatgaacttGAGAAAATTCTTTTCAATTTAAAAGATTCACTTAAATTATTAAGAGAAGGATATATACAAAGCAAACTGGAAATGATTAGAATCCATTCggatatagatatattaaatgagtTTCATCaaggaaatattataaacgataattattttaataatgaaataaaaaaaaaaaaggaagacatggaaaaatatataagagaatataatttatacatatataaatatgaaaatcagcttaaaataaaaatacagaaATTAACAAATGAAGTttctataaatttaaataaatctaCATGTGAAAAGaattgttataattatattttaaaattagaaaaatataaaaatataataaaagataagATAAATAAATGGAAAGATTTAccagaaatatatattgatgaTAAAAGTTTctcatatacatttttaaaagatgtaataaataataagatagatatatataaaacaataagTTCTTTTATATCTACTCAGaaacaattatattattttgaatatatatatataatgaataaaaatacattaaacctactttcatataatatacaaaaaacaGATATAAATTCTAGTAgtaaatacacatatacaaaatctcattttttaaaagataatcATATATTGTTATCTAAATATTATACTGCCAAATTTATTGATATcctaaataaaacatattattataatttatataaaaataaaattcttttattcaataaatatattataaagctTAGAAACGATTTAAAAGAATATGCATTTAAATCTATACAATTTATTCAAGATAAAATCAAAAAACATAAAGATGAATTATccatagaaaatatattacaagaagttaataatatatatataaaatatgatacttcgataaatgaaatatctaaatataacaatttaattattaatactGATTTACAAATAGTACAACAAAAACTTTTAGAaatcaaacaaaaaaaaaatgatattacaCACAAAGTACAActtataaatcatatatataaaaatatacatgatgaaatattaaacaaaaaaaataatgaaataacaaagattattataaataatataaaagatcaTAAAAAAGATTTACAAGATCTCTTACTATTTATACAACAAAtcaaacaatataatatattaacagATCATAAAATTACACaatgtaataattattataaggaaatcataaaaatgaaagaagatataaatcatattcatatatatatacaaccaATTCTAAATAATTTACACACATTAAAACaagtacaaaataataaaatcaaaTATGAAGAGCACATCAAacaaatattacaaaaaatttatgataaaaaggaatctttaaaaaaaattattctcTTAAAAGATGAAGCACAATTAGACATTACCCTCCTCGATGACTTAATACAAAagcaaacaaaaaaacaaacacaAACACAAACACAAACACAAAAACAAACactaatacaaaataatgagACGATTCAACTTATTTCTGGACAAGAAGATAAACATGAATCCAATCCATTTAATCATATACAAACCTATATTCAACAAAAAGatacacaaaataaaaacatcCAAAATCTTCTTAAATCCTTGTATAATGGAAATATTAACACATTCATAGACACAatttctaaatatatattaaaacaaaaagataTAGAATTAACACAACACGTTTATACAGacgaaaaaattaatgattatcttgaagaaataaaaaatgaacaaaacaaaatagaTAAGACCATCGacgatataaaaatacaagaaacattaaaacaaataacTCATATTgttaacaatataaaaacCATCAAAAAGGATTTGCTCAAAGAATTTATTcaacatttaataaaatatatgaacgaAAGATATCAGAATATGCAACAgggttataataatttaacaaattatattaatcaatatgaagaagaaaataataatatgaaacaaTATATTACTACCATACGAAATatccaaaaaatatattatgataatatatatgctaAGGAAAAGGAAATTCGCTCGGGACAATATTATAAGGATTTTATCACATcaaggaaaaatatttataatataagggaaaatatatccaaaaatgtagatatgataaaaaatgaagaaaagaagaaaatacaGAATTGtgtagataaatataattctaTAAAACAATATGTAAAAATGCTTAAAAATGGAGACACAcaagatgaaaataataataataataatgatatatacgACAAGTTAATTGTCCCCCTTGATtcaataaaacaaaatatcgATAAATACAACACAgaacataattttataacatttacaaataaaataaatacacataATAAGAAGAACCAAGAAATGATGGAAGAATtcatatatgcatataaaaggttaaaaattttaaaaatattaaatatatcctTAAAAGCttgtgaaaaaaataataaatctatCAATACATTAAATGACAAAACacaagaattaaaaaaaattgtaacaCACGAAATAGATCTTCTACAAAAAGATATTTTAACAAGTCaaatatcaaataaaaatgttttattattaaacgatttattaaaagaaattgaacaatatattatagatgtacacaaattaaaaaaaaaatcaaacgatctatttacatattatgaacaatccaaaaattatttctattttaaaaacaaaaaagataattttgatatacaaaaaacaatcaataaaatgaatgaatgGCTAGCtatcaaaaattatataaatgaaattaataaaaattatcaaacattatatgaaaaaaaaataaatgtactCCTACATAATTCAAAAAGTTATGTACAATACTTTTatgatcatataataaatctaattcttcaaaaaaaaaattatttggaAAATACTTTAAAGACAAAAATACAAGATAACGAACATTCACTATATGCTTTACaacaaaatgaagaataCCAAAAGGTAAAGAACGAAAAGGATCAAAACGAAATTAAGAAAATTAAACAATTAatcgaaaaaaataaaaatgatatacttACATATGAAAACAACATTGAACAAattgaacaaaaaaatattgagtTAAAAACAAATGCTCAAAATAAGGATGATCAAATAGTAAATACCTTAAATGAggttaagaaaaaaataatatatacatatgaaaaGGTAGATAATCAAATATCGAacgttttaaaaaattatgaagaaGGAAAAGtagaatatgataaaaatgttgTACAAAATGTTAACGATGCGGATGATACAAACGATATTGATGAAATAAACGATATTGATGAAATAAACGATATTGATGAAATAAACGATATTGATGAAATAAACGATATTGATGAAATAAAAGACATTGAccatataaaacattttgaCGATACAAAACATTTTGACGATATATACCATGCTGATGATACACGTGATGAATACCATATAGCCCtttcaaattatataaagacagaactaagaaatataaacctgcaagaaataaaaaacaatataataaaaatatttaaagaattCAAATCTGCACacaaagaaattaaaaaagaatcagaacaaattaataaagaaTTTACCAAAATGGATGTCGTCATAAATCAATTAAGAGATATAGACAGACAAATGCTTGATCTTTATAAAGAATTAGATGAAAAATATTCtgaatttaataaaacaaaaattgaagaaataaataatataagggaaaatattaataatgtggAAATAtggtatgaaaaaaatataattgaaTATTTCTTACGTCATATGAATGATCAAAAAGATAAAGCTGCAAAATATATGGAAAACAttgatacatataaaaataatattgaaatTATTAGTAAACAAATAAATCCAGAAAATTATGTTGAAACATTAAACAAATCAAATATGTATTCTTATGTAGAAAAGGCTAATGATCTattttataaacaaataaataatataatcataaattCAAATCAACTAAAAAACGAAGCTTTTACAATAGATGAATTacaaaatattcaaaaaaacagaaaaaatcTTCTTACAAAGAAACAACAAATTATTCAGTATACAAAtgaaatagaaaatatatttaatgaaattaaaaatattaataacatattAGTCTTAACAAATTATAAATCTATCCTTCAAGATATatcacaaaatataaatcatgTTAGTATATATACGGAACAattacataatttatatataaaattagaagaagaaaaagaacaaatGAAAACACTCTATCATAAATCAAATGTGTTACATAAccaaattaattttaatgaagatgcttttattaataatttattaattaatatagaaaaaattaaaaatgatattacacatataaaggaaaaaacaaatatatatatgatagatGTAAACAAATCTAAAAATAATGCTCAactatattttcataatacaCTAAGaggtaatgaaaaaatagaatatttaaaaaatcttAAGAATTCAACAAACCAACAAATAACTTTACAAGAATTAAAACAAGTACAAGAAAATGTTGAGAAGgtaaaagatatatacaaTCAaactataaaatatgaagaagaaattaaaaaaaattatcatattataacAGATTatgagaataaaataaatgatattttacataattcatttattaaacaaataaatatggaatctagcaataataaaaaacaaacaaaacaaattataGACATAATAAACGATAAAACATTTgaagaacatataaaaacatcCAAAACCAAAATAAACATGCTAAAAGAACAATCACAAATGAAACATATAGACAAAACtttattaaatgaacaaGCACTCAAATTATTTGTAGATATTAATTctactaataataatttagataATATGTTATCTGAAATAAATtctatacaaaataatatacatacatatatccAAGAAGCAAACAAATCATTTGacaaatttaaaattatatgtgaTCAAAATGTAAACGATTTATTAAACAAATTAAGTTTAGGAGAtctaaattatatgaatcatttaaaaaatctGCAAAACGAAATAAGAAACATGAATCtagaaaaaaatttcatgttagataaaagtaaaaaaatagatgaggaagaaaaaaaattagatatattaaaagttaacatatcaaatataaataattctttagataaattaaaaaaatattacgaAGAAGCGCTCTTTCAAAAGGTTAAAGAAAAAGCAGAAAttcaaaaggaaaatatagaaaaaataaaacaagaaATAAATACACTGAGCGATGTTTTTAAGaaaccatttttttttatacaactTAATACAGATTCATCACAAcatgaaaaagatataaacaataatgtagaaacatataaaaataatatagatgaaatatataatgtttttatacaatcatataatttaatacaaaaatattcttCAGAAATTTTTTCATCCACCttgaattatatacaaacaaaagaaataaaagaaaaatccaTAAAGGAACAAAACCAATTAAATCAAAATGAAAAGGAAGCAtctgttttattaaaaaatataaaaataaatgaaaccataaaattatttaaacaaataaaaaatgaaagacaAAACGATGTACACAATATAAAAGAGGACTATAACTTGTTACaacaatatttaaattatatgaaaaatgaaatggaacaattaaaaaaatataaaaatgatgttcatatggataaaaattatgttgaaaataataatggtgaaaaagaaaaattactTAAAGAAACCATTTCTTcatattatgataaaataaataatataaataataagctatatatatataaaaacaaagaagacacttattttaataatatgatcAAAGTATCAGAAATTTtaaacataattataaaaaaaaaacaacaaaatgAACAAAGAATTGTTATAAATGCAGAATATGACTCTTCATTAATTAATAAGgatgaagaaattaaaaaagaaattaataatcaaataattgaattaaataaacataatgaaaatatttccaatatttttaaggatatacaaaatataaaaaaacaaagtcAAGATATTATCACAAATATGAACGACATGTATAAAAGTACAATCCTTTTAGTAGACATCATacagaaaaaagaagaagctctaaataaacaaaaaaatattttaagaaatatagacaatatattaaataaaaaagaaaatattatagataaagttataaaatgtaattgTGATGATTATAAAGATATCTTAATACAAAACGAAACGGAATAtcaaaaattacaaaatataaatcatacatatgaagaaaaaaaaaaatcaatagatatattaaaaattaaaaatataaaacaaaaaaatattcaagaatataaaaacaaattagaACAAATGAATACAATAATTAATCAAAGTATAGAACAACATGTATTCATAAACGCtgatattttacaaaatgaaaaaataaaattagaaGAAATCATAAAAAATCTAGATATACTAGATGAACAAATTATGACATATCATAATTCAATagatgaattatataaactaGGAATACAATGTGACAATCATCTAATTACAACTATTAGTGTTgttgttaataaaaatacaacaaaaattatgatacatataaaaaaacaaaaagaggatatacaaaaaattaataactaTATTcaaacaaattataatataataaatgaagaagCTCTACAATTTCACAGGCTCTATGGACACAATCTTATAAGTGAAGATGACAAAAATAATTTggtacatattataaaagaacaaaagaatatatatacacaaaagGAAATAGATATttctaaaataattaaacatGTTAAAAAAGGATTATATTCATTGAATGAACATGATATGAATCATGATAcacatatgaatataataaatgaacatataaataataatattttacaacCATACACACAATTAATAAACATGATAAAAGATATTgataatgtttttataaaaatacaaaataataaattcgaacaaatacaaaaatatatagaaattattaaatctTTAGaacaattaaataaaaatataaacacagataatttaaataaattaaaagatacacaaaacaaattaataaatatagaaaCAGAAATGAAACATAAACAAAAACaattaataaacaaaatgaatgATATAGAAAAGGATAATATTACAGATCAATATATGCATGATGTTCagcaaaatatatttgaacctataacattaaaaatgaatgaatataatacattattaaatgataatcataataataatataaataatgaacatCAATTTAATCATTTAAATAGTCTtcatacaaaaatatttagtcataattataataaagaacaaCAACAAGAATATATAACCAACATCATGCAAAGAATTGATGTATTCATAAATGATTTAGATACTTAccaatatgaatattatttttatgaatggAATCAagaatataaacaaatagacaaaaataaaataaatcaacatataaacaatattaaaaataatctaATTCATGTTAAGAAACAATTTGAACACACcttagaaaatataaaaaataatgaaaatattttcgACAACATacaattgaaaaaaaaagatattgacgatattattataaacattaataatacaaaagaaACATATCTAAAAGaattgaacaaaaaaaaaatgttacaaaataaaaaaaaagttgatGAAAAAtcagaaataaataatcatcACACATTACAACATGATAATCAAAATgttgaacaaaaaaataaaattaaagatcataatttaataacCAAGCCAAATAACAATTCATCAGAAGAATCTCATCAAAATGAACAAATGAaagaacaaaacaaaaatatacttGAAAAACAAACAAGAAATATCAAACCACATCATGTTCATAATCATAATCATAATCATAATCAAAATCAAAAAGATTCAACAAAATTACAGGAACAAGATATATCTACACACAAATTACATAATACTATACATGAGCAACAAAGTAAAGATAATCATCAAGGTAatagagaaaaaaaacaaaaaaatggaaaCCATGAAAGAATGTATTTTGCCAGTGGAATAGTTGtatccattttatttttatctagtCTTGGATTTGTTATaaatagtaaaaataataaacaagaATATGATAAAGAGCAAGaaaaacaacaacaaaaTGATTTTGTATgtgataataacaaaatggaTGATAAAAGCACACAAAAATATGGTAGAAATCAAGAAGAGGTAATGGAGATATCTTTTgataatgattatatttaa